The uncultured Ilyobacter sp. genome has a segment encoding these proteins:
- a CDS encoding type IV pilus twitching motility protein PilT — protein MNITDILVAAKEAEASDIHLVAGKPPTFRIHGVLEDMPGCEEKLMPLAVKELTYSILNEDQEKSFEKNKELDFSFGISGVGRYRVNVHVQRGTIGVSIRSLSTEIPDFSKLGLPEVVKSFTEYENGLILVTGPTGSGKSTTLASLIDKINKEKAQHIITVEDPIEYLHTHKRALVEQRELKSDTESFSTALKYALRQDPDVILIGEMRDLETITAALTAAETGHLVFGTLHTNSAAKTIDRIIDVFPMDQQSQIRIQLSTSLRAVLAQQLVPSTDHRRKVACEIMVGTPAIGNLIRENKTYQIPSMIETGMRHGMISMDAFLEKLLKQGKITSQEFEKRFSVKKNKIDL, from the coding sequence ATGAATATAACAGACATTCTAGTTGCAGCAAAGGAAGCAGAGGCATCTGATATCCATCTTGTGGCAGGGAAACCGCCTACATTCAGAATTCATGGTGTTTTGGAAGATATGCCTGGCTGTGAGGAAAAATTAATGCCCTTGGCTGTAAAAGAACTTACCTATTCAATATTAAATGAGGATCAGGAAAAAAGTTTTGAAAAAAATAAAGAGTTAGATTTTTCATTTGGTATATCAGGAGTCGGGAGATACAGGGTAAATGTCCATGTACAGAGAGGTACCATAGGAGTTTCAATAAGATCACTTAGTACAGAGATACCTGATTTTTCAAAACTAGGTCTTCCAGAAGTGGTAAAAAGTTTTACAGAATACGAAAACGGGCTGATACTGGTAACTGGTCCTACTGGAAGTGGTAAATCTACTACGCTGGCATCTTTGATCGATAAAATAAACAAAGAGAAGGCTCAACATATAATAACTGTAGAAGATCCTATAGAATATCTTCATACTCATAAAAGAGCCCTTGTAGAACAGAGGGAACTGAAATCTGATACTGAAAGTTTTTCTACAGCTCTTAAATATGCCCTGAGACAGGATCCAGATGTAATTCTTATAGGTGAGATGAGAGACCTAGAGACAATAACAGCTGCACTTACAGCAGCAGAAACCGGTCACCTGGTATTTGGTACCCTACACACAAACAGTGCAGCAAAAACAATAGACAGGATAATAGATGTATTTCCTATGGATCAGCAATCTCAGATAAGAATACAGCTGTCCACTTCACTAAGGGCGGTATTGGCTCAGCAGCTGGTTCCTTCTACTGACCACAGGAGAAAAGTGGCCTGTGAAATAATGGTGGGAACTCCTGCCATAGGAAACCTGATAAGAGAAAATAAAACATATCAGATACCTTCAATGATAGAAACTGGTATGAGACACGGAATGATTAGTATGGACGCTTTTTTGGAAAAGCTTCTTAAACAAGGTAAAATAACTTCACAGGAATTTGAAAAAAGATTCAGTGTTAAAAAAAATAAAATTGATCTATAG
- a CDS encoding type II secretion system F family protein, translating to MPKYKYRARDKNGHLIDGEMEAANESELNMALDNLGHFLISVEKPDAVLGGDILAPFKKVRIKEMTQFTTELSTLIEAGISIVSALEIEVKQLKEGVLRDAVSKAIEDIKGGESFSDALSKHPKVFKKIYTGLVKSGEVSGQLDNILLDLAKYLDVSYKNRSKIKSAIIYPCVMFVVALAVSVFLLVVVLPSFVSVFKNAGVDLPLSTRLLLNLSLFMKTKWYLMLGGLAFIIALIRLWYTTADGRHTMDGYKLKAPIFGSLMRKSVVSRFTRTFGALMKSSVPMLHALDILKESIENAVVEEVVDKMKVVVSEGGKVSKELEESKYFPAMVARMVSVGENTGELDKMLLKISDHYDNELENDIKGLTSIIEPILIVFMGIVVGSIVLAVMLPMFDMIKLVK from the coding sequence GTGCCAAAATATAAATACAGAGCCAGGGACAAAAACGGACACCTAATTGACGGAGAGATGGAAGCTGCTAATGAATCGGAGCTGAACATGGCGCTAGATAATCTTGGACACTTTCTGATAAGTGTAGAAAAGCCAGATGCAGTTCTCGGAGGGGATATATTAGCCCCTTTTAAAAAGGTAAGAATAAAAGAGATGACTCAATTTACAACTGAACTGTCTACCCTTATAGAAGCAGGGATATCAATAGTCTCAGCTCTTGAGATAGAGGTAAAGCAGCTAAAGGAAGGGGTCTTGAGAGATGCCGTTTCAAAGGCTATAGAGGATATCAAGGGAGGCGAAAGCTTTTCTGATGCTCTGTCAAAACATCCTAAGGTCTTTAAGAAGATATATACGGGACTTGTAAAGTCGGGAGAGGTCTCAGGACAGTTAGACAATATACTGTTAGATCTTGCAAAGTATCTGGATGTAAGCTACAAAAACAGGTCAAAGATAAAATCTGCAATTATTTATCCCTGTGTAATGTTTGTAGTGGCACTAGCGGTATCTGTGTTTCTGCTAGTAGTTGTACTGCCTAGCTTTGTGTCTGTATTTAAAAATGCAGGAGTGGATCTTCCTCTTTCTACAAGGCTGCTCTTAAATCTTTCTCTTTTTATGAAAACCAAGTGGTATTTAATGCTAGGTGGACTCGCCTTCATCATAGCATTAATACGTCTCTGGTATACTACTGCTGACGGGAGACATACCATGGACGGGTATAAGCTGAAAGCCCCTATATTCGGGAGCCTTATGAGAAAATCAGTGGTGTCAAGATTTACCAGGACTTTCGGAGCTCTCATGAAAAGTTCTGTCCCTATGCTTCATGCTTTGGATATTCTAAAGGAAAGTATAGAAAATGCTGTGGTAGAAGAGGTAGTGGACAAAATGAAAGTGGTGGTAAGTGAAGGTGGGAAGGTCTCTAAAGAGTTAGAGGAAAGCAAATATTTTCCAGCTATGGTTGCAAGGATGGTTTCTGTAGGTGAAAATACAGGTGAACTAGATAAAATGTTGCTGAAGATATCCGACCACTATGATAATGAGCTGGAAAATGATATAAAAGGGCTGACTTCAATTATCGAACCTATTCTCATAGTTTTTATGGGTATAGTAGTTGGAAGTATAGTTTTGGCTGTGATGCTTCCTATGTTTGATATGATAAAGCTTGTGAAATAG
- a CDS encoding coproporphyrinogen III oxidase → MILDTDFDITENSVDEFLRILVPEARGRDIKIRTTEEGEKISLLIETKGVKKEFTYKNHIDRIDDQKIVMAKTSLLEIYGKDYPWGSLKGVRPTKLVRRLLALNYGYLEIKDILEGLFKVSEKKSSLIIEVVKKEMEYLNRDYINMYIGIPFCPTKCRYCSFASYEINSGVGRHYKAFVDTLIEEIKLTGEHLKENGYKLGSVYIGGGTPSILTETDLERVLASVKNNVDLSTVKEFTFEAGRVDTLTKKKLEIMKDYGVDRISLNPQTFNEETLKNLNRTFSKDKFDEMYSLSKNMGFIINMDLIIGLPGEGTEEILYTMRELEKYQMENLTVHVLALKKASVLFKDGHQEEDIDREAVEKGIEELTRKKSLKPYYMYRLKNSTQWGENLGYAVDGKESIFNIEMIEENQSTIGLGGGAITKKIVAESPVRDHIDRLVGPKEPATYVREMRERLKKKLDLFKK, encoded by the coding sequence TTGATTTTAGATACAGATTTTGATATTACAGAAAACAGTGTGGACGAGTTTTTGAGGATACTGGTCCCCGAAGCAAGAGGAAGAGATATAAAAATAAGAACCACAGAGGAAGGGGAGAAGATAAGCCTCCTCATAGAAACCAAGGGTGTAAAAAAAGAGTTTACCTATAAAAACCATATAGATAGGATAGATGATCAAAAGATAGTTATGGCAAAGACCTCTCTTCTAGAGATCTACGGGAAAGACTATCCCTGGGGAAGTTTAAAGGGGGTAAGACCTACAAAGCTTGTGAGAAGGTTGTTGGCTTTAAATTATGGTTATCTAGAGATAAAGGATATTTTAGAGGGACTTTTTAAGGTATCAGAAAAAAAGAGCTCTCTTATTATAGAGGTTGTGAAAAAAGAGATGGAGTACCTGAACCGAGATTATATAAATATGTATATAGGGATACCTTTCTGTCCTACAAAGTGCAGGTACTGTTCTTTTGCATCCTATGAGATAAACAGCGGAGTCGGAAGGCATTATAAGGCTTTTGTAGATACCCTGATAGAAGAGATAAAGCTAACAGGAGAGCACCTGAAGGAAAACGGCTATAAGCTTGGATCAGTTTATATAGGGGGAGGTACACCGAGCATACTCACAGAAACTGACCTCGAAAGGGTACTGGCATCTGTCAAAAATAACGTGGATCTATCTACTGTAAAAGAATTCACCTTTGAAGCTGGAAGGGTAGATACTCTAACAAAGAAGAAACTCGAGATAATGAAGGACTACGGTGTAGACAGAATAAGCTTAAATCCCCAGACATTTAATGAGGAAACCTTAAAAAATCTAAACAGGACATTCTCTAAAGATAAATTTGATGAGATGTATTCCTTATCTAAAAATATGGGATTTATCATAAATATGGACTTAATTATAGGTCTTCCTGGAGAGGGAACCGAAGAGATACTCTATACCATGAGAGAGCTTGAAAAATACCAGATGGAAAATCTCACTGTCCACGTGCTGGCACTGAAAAAAGCCTCTGTTCTTTTTAAGGACGGGCACCAGGAAGAAGACATTGACAGAGAGGCTGTTGAGAAGGGTATAGAGGAGCTTACTCGGAAAAAATCTCTGAAACCATATTATATGTATAGGCTTAAAAACAGCACCCAGTGGGGAGAAAATCTAGGCTATGCCGTAGATGGGAAAGAATCTATATTTAACATAGAGATGATAGAGGAAAATCAGTCTACCATAGGTCTAGGAGGAGGAGCCATTACAAAAAAAATAGTGGCAGAATCCCCTGTAAGAGATCATATAGACAGGCTGGTAGGGCCTAAAGAACCGGCAACCTATGTAAGAGAAATGAGAGAAAGGCTTAAAAAAAAGCTGGATCTTTTTAAAAAATAA
- a CDS encoding helix-hairpin-helix domain-containing protein, which produces MSENRKFLLLILLILGIFAGEKLYKNLNIEKNKKESKYELTITRNAYKDKNKPLDINEATVDAMLKNGISLRYAEGIDEYREITGGFQDMEELIRVKGIGAKTLEKISGKVRVYEKAKRNEFYINEASDKILLYFGFTKKEIKKIRKKQKENFKINSNLELRDILGDERYYDFKDFVHYERY; this is translated from the coding sequence ATGAGTGAAAACAGAAAATTCCTGCTTCTCATCTTACTGATACTGGGTATTTTTGCAGGAGAAAAACTTTATAAAAATTTGAATATTGAAAAAAACAAAAAAGAATCAAAGTATGAGCTCACTATAACAAGAAATGCCTATAAGGATAAAAATAAACCTCTAGATATAAACGAAGCCACTGTGGACGCGATGCTGAAAAATGGTATAAGTCTCAGATATGCTGAAGGTATAGACGAGTATCGAGAGATAACAGGGGGCTTTCAAGATATGGAGGAACTTATAAGAGTAAAGGGTATAGGGGCGAAGACCCTTGAAAAAATATCTGGGAAAGTAAGAGTTTATGAGAAGGCAAAAAGAAATGAGTTTTACATAAACGAAGCCTCTGATAAGATACTTCTTTATTTTGGTTTTACAAAAAAAGAGATAAAGAAAATAAGAAAAAAGCAGAAAGAAAATTTTAAAATCAATAGCAATCTCGAACTTAGAGATATACTAGGTGATGAAAGGTATTATGATTTTAAAGATTTTGTACATTATGAGAGATACTGA